In the Aromatoleum bremense genome, one interval contains:
- the rnr gene encoding ribonuclease R has product MTTRPKNSRPKTKSPAAPAGSHSPSNIRRADPFFERESAEYENPLPSREYVEQTLAEQGVPMSFAELCSALDVTADEAPLFERRLRAMERDGQVIRNRRDAFLLPDKADLIRGRVAGHADGFGFLIRDDGQPDVFLGPKEMREVLHGDRVIARVTGVDRRGRPEGKIVEVLERANTRVVGRVLDAHGVQVVVPENRRLAQDILLAPGGKKAVPGQVVTVELVVQPTKFAQPIGKIVEVLGNYADPGMEIEIALRKHELPYEFSPEAKAETRKLPLKVRKKDWTGREDITNLPLVTIDGETAKDFDDAVYCERQGRGFRLIVAIADVSHYVQTGSGLDGDAQDRGNSVYFPRRVIPMLPEKLSNGLCSLNPQVERLCMVCDMSISPTGAIKAYRFYPAVMFSHARLTYNQVATALYEQDPRARDAAGSLLPHLENLDKLFRVLLKARAKRGAIDFETTETRMIFDDTGKIERIVPEVRNDAHRLIEECMLAANVCASEFLQTREHPALYRVHEGPTPEKLEKLRNFLAEFGLGLGGGDEPKAGDYGKLLEKVKERPDAQLLQTVMLRSLRQAVYSPDNVGHFGLAYEAYTHFTSPIRRYPDLLVHRSIKAALESRTYEAGDWDQIGLHCSATERRADEATRDVVAWLKCYYMRDKVGEEFSGSVSAVVPFGLFVALDDIFIEGLVHISDLGSDYFHYDETRHELAGERTGARYRLSGRVRVQLVRVDLETTKIDFRLIEGPQRPTERVGKTGKERKRAEMLEAGEVAEVVQVDEVATVVVDAPVAARGGRGRKQVAALFQPPGAVTADQQAASPQEGGAKKPRKAKTAGEPATDKPATGKKKGTARG; this is encoded by the coding sequence ATGACTACAAGACCAAAAAATTCCAGACCGAAAACGAAGAGTCCTGCCGCCCCTGCCGGGAGCCACTCGCCGAGTAATATTCGGCGCGCCGATCCGTTCTTCGAGCGCGAGTCGGCGGAGTACGAGAATCCGCTGCCGAGCCGCGAATATGTCGAGCAGACGCTCGCCGAACAGGGCGTGCCGATGAGTTTCGCGGAGCTGTGCAGTGCGCTGGACGTCACCGCCGACGAAGCGCCGCTGTTCGAGCGCCGTCTGCGCGCGATGGAGCGCGATGGCCAGGTGATCCGCAACCGGCGCGATGCCTTCCTGCTGCCGGACAAGGCGGACCTGATCCGCGGCCGCGTCGCGGGGCATGCCGACGGCTTCGGCTTCCTGATCCGTGACGACGGGCAGCCTGATGTCTTTCTCGGGCCGAAGGAAATGCGCGAGGTGCTGCACGGCGACCGTGTGATCGCCCGTGTCACCGGTGTCGACCGGCGAGGCCGGCCCGAAGGGAAGATTGTCGAAGTGCTCGAACGCGCGAACACCCGCGTCGTCGGGCGCGTGCTCGATGCGCACGGCGTCCAGGTGGTCGTGCCGGAAAACCGCCGTCTCGCCCAGGACATCCTGCTCGCCCCGGGGGGCAAGAAGGCGGTGCCGGGCCAGGTCGTGACCGTCGAGCTGGTCGTACAGCCGACGAAGTTCGCGCAGCCGATCGGCAAGATTGTCGAGGTGCTCGGCAACTATGCCGATCCCGGCATGGAAATCGAGATCGCGCTGCGCAAGCACGAACTGCCGTACGAGTTTTCGCCCGAAGCAAAGGCCGAGACACGCAAGCTGCCGCTCAAGGTGCGCAAGAAGGACTGGACCGGTCGCGAGGACATCACGAACCTGCCTCTGGTGACGATCGACGGCGAGACGGCGAAGGACTTCGACGATGCGGTGTATTGCGAGCGCCAGGGCCGGGGCTTCCGGCTCATCGTCGCGATCGCCGACGTGTCGCACTATGTGCAGACCGGCAGCGGTCTCGACGGGGACGCCCAGGACCGCGGCAACTCGGTGTATTTCCCGCGCCGCGTGATCCCGATGCTGCCGGAAAAGCTCAGCAATGGCCTGTGCTCGCTGAATCCGCAGGTCGAGCGCCTGTGCATGGTGTGCGACATGAGCATCTCGCCGACCGGCGCGATCAAGGCATACCGCTTCTACCCGGCAGTGATGTTCTCGCACGCGCGGCTTACCTACAACCAGGTCGCCACCGCGCTGTATGAGCAGGATCCTCGCGCGCGCGATGCGGCCGGCTCGCTGCTGCCGCACCTCGAGAACCTCGACAAGCTGTTCCGCGTGCTGCTCAAGGCACGGGCGAAGCGCGGCGCGATCGACTTCGAGACGACCGAGACGCGGATGATCTTCGACGATACCGGGAAGATCGAGCGCATCGTGCCGGAAGTGCGCAACGACGCGCACCGCCTGATCGAGGAATGCATGCTGGCGGCGAACGTCTGCGCGTCGGAATTCCTGCAGACTCGCGAACATCCGGCGCTGTACCGGGTGCACGAGGGGCCGACGCCTGAGAAGCTCGAGAAGCTGCGCAACTTCCTTGCCGAGTTCGGCCTCGGCCTGGGCGGCGGCGATGAGCCGAAGGCGGGCGATTACGGCAAGCTGCTCGAGAAGGTCAAGGAGCGCCCGGACGCGCAGCTGCTGCAGACGGTGATGTTGCGTTCGCTGCGCCAGGCAGTGTATAGCCCGGACAACGTCGGCCACTTCGGCCTCGCGTACGAGGCCTACACGCACTTCACGTCGCCGATCCGGCGCTACCCGGACCTGCTCGTGCATCGCTCGATCAAGGCCGCGCTCGAGAGCCGGACGTACGAGGCCGGCGACTGGGACCAGATCGGCCTGCACTGCTCGGCGACCGAGCGGCGCGCCGACGAGGCGACGCGCGACGTCGTCGCATGGCTGAAGTGCTATTACATGCGGGACAAGGTCGGCGAGGAATTTTCCGGCAGCGTATCGGCGGTGGTACCCTTCGGCCTCTTCGTCGCCCTCGACGACATTTTCATCGAGGGGCTGGTGCATATCTCGGATCTGGGTAGCGACTATTTCCACTATGACGAAACGCGCCACGAACTGGCCGGCGAGCGCACCGGGGCGCGTTACCGGCTCTCCGGCCGCGTACGCGTGCAACTGGTGCGTGTCGATCTGGAGACGACAAAGATCGATTTCCGCCTGATCGAAGGGCCGCAACGGCCGACCGAACGGGTCGGCAAAACCGGCAAGGAGCGCAAGCGGGCCGAGATGCTCGAGGCCGGTGAGGTGGCCGAGGTCGTCCAAGTCGATGAGGTCGCTACCGTGGTCGTCGATGCGCCCGTTGCCGCCCGGGGTGGACGCGGACGCAAGCAGGTCGCCGCGCTGTTCCAGCCTCCTGGCGCGGTCACGGCTGATCAGCAGGCGGCATCGCCGCAAGAGGGGGGCGCGAAGAAGCCCCGCAAGGCGAAAACGGCCGGCGAACCGGCCACCGATAAACCCGCAACAGGCAAAAAGAAAGGCACAGCCCGTGGCTAA
- the hfq gene encoding RNA chaperone Hfq codes for MSNKGQLLQDPFLNTLRREHVPVAIYLVNGIKLQGQIESFDQYVVLLKNTVTQMVYKHAISTVVPARPVNIQQQDSGDGNS; via the coding sequence ATGAGCAATAAAGGGCAACTTCTACAAGACCCGTTTCTGAATACCCTGCGCAGGGAGCATGTGCCGGTCGCGATTTACCTGGTGAATGGCATCAAGCTGCAGGGCCAGATCGAATCCTTCGACCAATACGTCGTTCTGCTGAAGAACACCGTTACCCAGATGGTCTACAAGCATGCGATCTCCACGGTCGTGCCTGCACGTCCGGTCAATATCCAGCAGCAGGATTCGGGTGACGGCAATAGCTGA
- the hflC gene encoding protease modulator HflC, with product MRDKMSLVAGALLFIGVLASMTLFTVDQRQFAVVFQLGEVKDVIDKPGLNFKWPMIQNVRFFDRRILTMDTPEPERFITAEKKNVLVDHFVKWRIIDPKLYYVSVAGDEARARIRLLQTVNSGLREEFGRRTVHDVVSGGRDQIMEDMRTRADEDARKIGVQILDVRLKRVDLPLEVSESVYRRMEAERKRVANELRSEGGAIAEKIRADADRQREVIIAEAYRDAQQSKGAGDAKATSIYGEAYGRNPEFYSFYRSLEAYRQTFASKNDLLVVDPSSEFFRFMKDSGGGSKN from the coding sequence ATGCGTGACAAGATGTCGCTCGTTGCGGGCGCGCTGCTGTTTATCGGCGTCCTTGCGTCAATGACGCTATTTACCGTCGATCAGCGTCAGTTCGCGGTCGTATTCCAGCTCGGTGAGGTCAAGGACGTCATCGACAAGCCGGGCCTGAACTTCAAGTGGCCGATGATCCAGAACGTGCGCTTTTTCGACCGCCGCATCCTGACAATGGATACGCCGGAGCCGGAGCGCTTCATCACCGCGGAGAAGAAGAACGTCCTCGTCGACCACTTCGTCAAGTGGCGGATCATCGACCCGAAGCTCTATTACGTGTCGGTTGCCGGTGACGAGGCGCGCGCGCGCATCCGCCTGCTGCAGACGGTCAATTCGGGACTGCGCGAGGAATTCGGTCGGCGCACCGTGCATGACGTGGTGTCCGGCGGGCGCGACCAGATCATGGAGGACATGCGCACCCGTGCCGACGAGGACGCACGCAAGATCGGCGTCCAGATCCTCGATGTGCGGCTCAAGCGGGTCGATCTGCCGCTCGAGGTGTCGGAGTCGGTCTATCGCCGCATGGAGGCGGAGCGCAAGCGCGTCGCCAACGAGCTGCGCTCCGAAGGCGGCGCAATTGCCGAGAAGATACGTGCCGACGCGGATCGTCAGCGCGAAGTCATCATCGCCGAGGCGTACCGCGACGCGCAGCAGTCCAAGGGTGCAGGCGACGCCAAGGCGACCAGCATCTATGGTGAAGCGTACGGCCGGAATCCCGAGTTCTACTCGTTCTACCGCAGCCTCGAGGCCTACCGTCAGACCTTCGCCAGCAAGAACGACCTGCTGGTCGTAGACCCGAGTTCGGAGTTTTTCAGATTCATGAAGGATTCCGGCGGGGGCAGCAAGAACTGA
- the rlmB gene encoding 23S rRNA (guanosine(2251)-2'-O)-methyltransferase RlmB, with amino-acid sequence MIYGFHAVLGKLRRDPEAVFELYLSAQRTDARAKDVVRLAESQNVRLIQAEAERLDGMVGTRRHQGVVARVDARSRELKLADVLEVLEENALILVLDGVQDPHNLGACLRVADAAGAHAVVAPKDRAVGLNATAIKVASGAADSVPYVTVTNLARALREMQEAGIWVVGAAGEADKSVYEVDQKGPVAWVLGAEGDGLRRLTRETCDELARIPMLGTVESLNVSVASGICLFEARRQRGH; translated from the coding sequence CTGATCTACGGTTTCCATGCCGTGCTCGGCAAGCTGAGACGCGACCCGGAGGCGGTGTTCGAGCTTTATCTATCCGCACAGCGCACCGATGCGCGTGCGAAAGACGTCGTCCGGCTCGCCGAGTCGCAGAACGTGCGCCTGATCCAGGCTGAGGCGGAGCGTCTTGACGGCATGGTCGGCACACGCCGCCACCAGGGGGTCGTCGCCCGCGTCGATGCGCGCAGCCGCGAGCTGAAACTCGCCGACGTCCTTGAAGTGCTGGAGGAAAATGCGCTGATCCTGGTGCTCGATGGCGTGCAGGACCCGCATAACCTCGGCGCCTGCTTGCGCGTCGCGGACGCCGCCGGCGCGCACGCGGTCGTGGCGCCGAAGGACCGCGCGGTCGGCCTCAACGCGACCGCGATCAAGGTCGCCAGCGGCGCGGCGGACAGCGTGCCGTACGTCACCGTGACGAATCTCGCCCGCGCGCTGCGCGAAATGCAAGAAGCGGGCATCTGGGTCGTCGGTGCGGCCGGCGAAGCGGATAAATCGGTGTACGAAGTCGACCAGAAAGGGCCGGTCGCGTGGGTTCTCGGCGCCGAAGGCGACGGCCTGCGCCGGCTCACGCGCGAGACCTGCGACGAACTGGCGCGCATCCCGATGCTCGGCACCGTCGAGAGCCTGAACGTCTCGGTCGCGAGCGGCATCTGCCTGTTCGAGGCGCGGCGCCAGCGCGGACACTAA
- the hflK gene encoding FtsH protease activity modulator HflK: MSLNDPRWGNQGNDDGKRGDGNRGGNQGPPDLEDIWRDFNQRLSSMFGGKRGGRNGGSGGGGGPQMPQISFRQFGGGIGALLALIFIVWLASGFYIVDANQRGVVLRFGNFVQTTDPGLRWRLPYPIESNEIVDLTGVRTVEVGYRGTERNKVLRESLMLTDDENIINIQFAVQYVLSSPENYLFNNRFPDESVIQAAESAMREIVGRSKMDFVLYEGREQIAASAHELIQKILDRYETGIQVSRVTMQNAQPPEQVQAAFDDAVKAGQDRERARNEGEAYANDVIPRARGTASRLIEEANAYRERVIANAQGEASRFTQVLEEYRRAPEVTRERMYLDTMQHVMSNSSKVMVDAKGNGNLLLMPLDKLLQGVGTAQSAQEPVTSSPAAPAAPAPTPRADSSFDARSRDVLRDRERGER; this comes from the coding sequence ATGTCACTCAATGACCCTCGCTGGGGCAATCAGGGTAATGACGACGGCAAACGCGGCGACGGAAATCGCGGCGGGAACCAGGGGCCCCCGGATCTCGAAGACATCTGGCGTGATTTCAACCAGCGGCTGTCGAGCATGTTCGGCGGCAAGCGGGGGGGGCGCAACGGCGGCAGCGGTGGAGGGGGCGGCCCGCAGATGCCGCAGATTTCGTTCCGCCAGTTCGGCGGCGGAATCGGCGCGCTGCTGGCGCTCATCTTCATCGTCTGGCTCGCGAGCGGTTTCTACATCGTCGACGCGAACCAGCGCGGCGTCGTGCTGCGCTTCGGGAATTTCGTGCAAACCACCGATCCCGGCCTGCGCTGGCGCCTGCCTTATCCGATCGAGAGCAACGAGATTGTCGATCTGACCGGGGTGCGGACCGTCGAGGTCGGCTATCGCGGCACCGAGCGCAACAAGGTGCTGCGCGAGTCGCTGATGCTCACCGATGACGAAAACATCATCAATATCCAGTTCGCGGTCCAGTATGTGCTGAGCAGTCCCGAGAACTACCTGTTCAACAACCGCTTTCCGGACGAATCGGTGATCCAGGCCGCCGAATCGGCGATGCGCGAGATCGTCGGCAGAAGCAAGATGGACTTCGTGCTGTATGAAGGGCGCGAGCAGATCGCGGCGAGCGCCCACGAACTGATCCAGAAAATTCTCGATCGTTACGAAACCGGCATTCAGGTCAGCCGTGTGACGATGCAGAATGCGCAACCCCCGGAGCAGGTTCAGGCAGCCTTCGACGACGCGGTGAAGGCGGGTCAGGACCGCGAGCGCGCGCGCAACGAGGGCGAGGCCTACGCGAACGACGTGATACCGCGCGCGCGCGGGACGGCATCGCGCCTCATCGAGGAGGCGAACGCCTATCGGGAGCGGGTAATCGCCAATGCCCAGGGCGAGGCCAGCCGCTTCACGCAGGTGCTCGAAGAATACCGGCGCGCGCCGGAGGTGACGCGCGAGCGGATGTATCTGGACACGATGCAGCACGTGATGTCGAATTCCAGCAAGGTCATGGTGGATGCGAAGGGCAACGGAAATCTTCTCCTGATGCCGCTCGACAAGCTGCTGCAGGGCGTCGGAACAGCGCAGTCGGCGCAGGAGCCGGTGACTTCATCGCCCGCGGCCCCGGCCGCACCGGCCCCGACACCGCGGGCCGACAGTTCTTTTGATGCCCGCAGCCGCGATGTGTTGCGTGACCGTGAGCGGGGAGAGCGTTGA
- a CDS encoding ATP phosphoribosyltransferase regulatory subunit, producing the protein MRWVLPDHIQDALPAEADKIERLRRRLLDAFRSHGYQLVVPPLLEYLDSLTTGAGQDLKLRTFKLVDQLSGRTMGVRADMTPQVARIDAHLLNRRGVSRLCYCGSVLHTLPSTLTATREPLQLGAELYGHAGLDADIEIIRLLAEVMRLAEVPASRIDLGHVGLFRVLAARAGMVPGREEELFDLLQAKDLPDLRELVAGVAEPVRSALLALPGLYGGAEVLDEARACLPDDAEIRAALDDLGRLAAALGDLPISFDLADLRGYHYHSGVVFAAYGGGSPAALALGGRYDRIGEAFGRGRPATGFSLDLRELAVRLADPVQPGAILAPADGDAALAAVVAQLRSRGEVVMTELPGHDGSWNEAGCDRQLIRREGRWTVESLQGE; encoded by the coding sequence ATGCGCTGGGTTCTTCCCGATCACATCCAGGACGCGTTGCCGGCCGAGGCAGACAAGATCGAGCGTCTGCGCCGTCGCCTGCTCGATGCGTTCCGCTCCCACGGCTATCAGCTGGTGGTGCCGCCGCTGCTCGAATATCTCGACTCCCTGACGACCGGAGCCGGGCAGGACCTCAAGCTGCGGACTTTCAAGCTCGTCGACCAGTTGTCCGGCCGCACGATGGGCGTGCGCGCCGACATGACGCCGCAGGTCGCGCGCATCGACGCGCACCTGTTGAACCGCCGCGGCGTGTCGCGGTTGTGCTACTGCGGCAGCGTCCTGCATACCCTGCCTTCGACGCTTACCGCGACGCGCGAGCCGCTGCAGCTCGGCGCCGAACTGTACGGCCATGCCGGCCTCGACGCCGACATCGAAATCATCCGGCTGCTCGCCGAGGTGATGCGCCTGGCCGAGGTGCCGGCGAGCCGCATCGACCTCGGGCATGTCGGTCTGTTCCGCGTGCTCGCCGCGCGTGCCGGGATGGTGCCGGGGCGCGAGGAGGAACTCTTCGACCTGCTCCAGGCGAAGGACCTGCCGGACCTGCGTGAGCTCGTCGCCGGCGTCGCCGAGCCGGTGCGCTCCGCACTGCTCGCGTTGCCGGGCCTCTACGGCGGCGCCGAGGTGCTCGACGAAGCGCGCGCGTGCCTGCCTGACGACGCCGAGATCCGGGCGGCGCTGGACGATCTGGGTCGTCTCGCCGCGGCGCTCGGCGATCTGCCGATCAGCTTCGATCTGGCGGATCTGCGCGGCTACCATTACCACAGCGGGGTCGTGTTTGCGGCTTACGGCGGCGGCTCGCCGGCGGCACTCGCGCTCGGCGGGCGTTACGACCGCATCGGAGAGGCCTTCGGCCGCGGACGGCCGGCCACCGGCTTCAGCCTCGATCTGCGCGAACTGGCGGTGCGCCTGGCCGATCCGGTGCAGCCCGGCGCGATCCTTGCGCCGGCCGACGGCGACGCCGCGCTGGCCGCGGTCGTCGCACAATTGCGCAGCCGGGGCGAGGTCGTGATGACCGAGCTCCCCGGACATGACGGAAGCTGGAACGAGGCCGGTTGCGATCGGCAACTGATCAGGCGTGAGGGCCGCTGGACGGTCGAATCGCTTCAGGGAGAATGA
- a CDS encoding adenylosuccinate synthase, whose amino-acid sequence MAKNVVVVGTQWGDEGKGKIVDWLTDHARGVVRFQGGHNAGHTLVIGANEYKLNLVPSGIVREGVACYIGNGVVLDAHHLLSEIRTLEAGGIRVRDRLRISPGCPLILGYHAALDRAREAAKSAGDKIGTTGKGIGPAYEDKVARRALRVYDLFDRERFAAKLRANLDYHNFVLTQHLGAEAVEFDPVFEQAMADAEEIRPMVADVSAELYAVNKSGGSLLFEGAQGTLLDIDHGTYPFVTSSNCVAGQAAAGSGVGPGRLHYVLGITKAYCTRVGGGPFPTELDIETAGTPGQQMSSKGREFGTVTGRKRRCGWLDLAALKRSIIINGVTGLCITKLDVLDGLPELKLCTGYMLDGQRIDLLPMGSEEVTRCEPIFETMAGWSGTTFGAQSWDALPQEARAYLHRIEEICEIAIDVISTGPERDETILRRHPFGA is encoded by the coding sequence ATGGCTAAGAACGTAGTGGTTGTCGGCACCCAGTGGGGCGACGAAGGCAAGGGCAAGATCGTCGACTGGCTGACCGATCATGCGCGCGGCGTGGTGCGCTTCCAGGGGGGGCACAACGCCGGTCACACGCTGGTGATCGGTGCAAACGAATACAAGCTGAACCTCGTGCCGTCGGGCATCGTCCGTGAAGGCGTTGCCTGCTACATCGGCAATGGCGTCGTGCTCGACGCGCACCACCTGCTGTCCGAGATCCGCACGCTCGAGGCCGGCGGCATCAGGGTGCGTGACCGGCTGCGCATCAGTCCGGGCTGCCCGCTGATCCTCGGCTACCATGCGGCGCTCGATCGCGCGCGTGAGGCGGCGAAAAGCGCGGGCGACAAGATCGGCACGACCGGCAAGGGCATCGGCCCGGCCTACGAGGACAAGGTCGCACGGCGCGCGCTGCGCGTATATGACCTGTTCGACCGCGAGCGCTTTGCCGCGAAACTGCGCGCGAACCTCGACTATCACAACTTCGTGCTGACGCAGCACCTCGGTGCCGAAGCGGTCGAGTTCGATCCGGTGTTCGAGCAGGCGATGGCCGATGCGGAAGAGATCCGGCCGATGGTCGCCGACGTCTCCGCCGAGCTGTACGCGGTCAACAAGTCCGGTGGCAGCCTGCTGTTCGAAGGCGCGCAGGGCACGCTGCTCGACATCGACCACGGCACCTATCCGTTCGTCACCTCCAGCAACTGCGTGGCGGGCCAGGCGGCGGCGGGCTCGGGCGTCGGTCCGGGGCGCCTGCATTACGTGCTCGGGATCACGAAGGCCTATTGCACGCGCGTCGGCGGCGGGCCGTTCCCGACCGAACTCGACATCGAGACCGCCGGCACGCCGGGACAGCAGATGTCGTCGAAAGGGCGGGAGTTCGGCACCGTGACCGGGCGCAAGCGCCGCTGCGGCTGGCTCGACCTCGCGGCATTGAAGCGCTCGATCATCATCAATGGCGTAACCGGCCTGTGCATCACGAAGCTCGACGTGCTCGACGGCCTGCCGGAGCTGAAGCTGTGCACCGGCTACATGCTCGACGGCCAGCGCATCGATCTGCTGCCGATGGGTTCCGAGGAAGTTACGCGCTGCGAGCCGATCTTCGAGACGATGGCGGGCTGGAGCGGCACGACTTTCGGCGCGCAGAGCTGGGATGCGCTGCCGCAGGAAGCGCGCGCGTACCTGCACCGCATCGAGGAGATCTGCGAGATTGCGATCGACGTGATCTCGACCGGTCCCGAGCGCGACGAAACGATCCTGCGCCGCCATCCGTTCGGTGCCTGA
- a CDS encoding nucleotidyltransferase family protein, translating into MVASWAKSQPIVEKAYLFGSRAKGNAKCDSDLDVAIELTPRRGDSGPLATWIAEAAHLRTSISSHIPLTVDLQWHGDAIDTPVVHAGLAGGSRLVYERSAQPDAARDAPQASRP; encoded by the coding sequence ATGGTCGCCTCGTGGGCCAAGTCACAGCCTATTGTCGAGAAGGCGTACCTGTTTGGAAGTCGTGCCAAGGGCAACGCCAAATGCGACAGCGATCTCGATGTCGCCATTGAACTCACCCCACGGCGGGGTGACTCCGGCCCTCTTGCCACTTGGATTGCCGAAGCGGCCCACCTTCGCACGTCAATTTCGTCGCACATTCCACTCACAGTCGACCTGCAGTGGCACGGGGACGCCATTGATACGCCGGTTGTTCACGCAGGGCTCGCCGGCGGAAGCCGCCTCGTTTACGAGCGGTCAGCCCAACCAGACGCTGCACGGGACGCTCCGCAAGCGTCGCGCCCCTGA
- a CDS encoding DUF2065 domain-containing protein, whose amino-acid sequence MGNTLLMAFALMLVIEGILPFVAPAAWRETFLRLAQMADGQIRFIGLSSMLTGVLLLFLLS is encoded by the coding sequence ATGGGCAACACCTTGTTGATGGCCTTCGCACTGATGCTGGTGATCGAAGGCATCCTGCCCTTTGTCGCGCCGGCCGCCTGGCGCGAAACTTTTTTGCGGCTGGCGCAAATGGCTGACGGTCAGATCCGGTTCATCGGACTGTCGTCGATGCTGACCGGCGTCCTGCTGCTGTTTCTCCTTTCCTGA
- the hflX gene encoding ribosome rescue GTPase HflX, which produces MFERPAAGERAVLVQLDLNQGALDERLSELRLLAVSAGASVEAVIGGRRAKPDPALFAGRGKVDEIAETLRVHDANLVIFNHALSPAQQRNLERSLECRVIDRTALILDIFAQRARSHEGKLQVELAQLDHLSTRLVRGWTHLERQKGGIGLRGPGETQLETDRRLLGTRVKTLKERLARIEKQRRVRRRGRLGRGVLSVSLVGYTNAGKSTLFNALTKAGAYAADQLFATLDTTSRRLYVGEGGNVVLSDTVGFIRDLPHSLVAAFHSTLEETASADLLLHVVDAASEDREAQVDAVNRVLVEIGAGEVPQIMVMNKIDLTQAEAAVNRDEYGKIDRVFLSARTGEGLGLLRDALAEAARAGAAAPEDPAGSSPNLTDIDPIQT; this is translated from the coding sequence ATGTTTGAGCGTCCTGCTGCCGGTGAGCGGGCCGTTCTTGTTCAACTCGATCTGAATCAGGGCGCACTCGACGAGCGCCTTTCCGAACTCAGGCTGCTCGCCGTCAGCGCGGGCGCGAGTGTCGAAGCGGTCATCGGCGGGCGGCGTGCGAAGCCCGATCCGGCGTTGTTCGCCGGGCGCGGGAAAGTCGACGAGATTGCCGAGACGTTGCGCGTTCATGACGCCAATCTCGTCATTTTCAATCATGCGCTGTCGCCGGCACAGCAGCGCAACCTCGAGCGTTCGCTCGAGTGTCGTGTCATCGACCGCACCGCGCTGATCCTCGACATCTTCGCGCAGCGCGCGCGCAGCCACGAAGGCAAGCTGCAGGTCGAACTCGCGCAGCTCGACCATCTGTCGACACGGCTCGTCCGCGGCTGGACTCACCTCGAGCGGCAGAAGGGCGGCATCGGCCTGCGCGGGCCGGGCGAGACGCAGCTCGAAACCGACCGCCGCCTGCTCGGCACGCGGGTCAAGACGCTGAAAGAGCGGCTCGCCCGCATCGAGAAGCAGCGGCGCGTGCGCCGGCGCGGCCGGCTGGGGCGCGGCGTGTTGTCGGTGTCCCTCGTCGGGTACACCAACGCCGGCAAATCGACGCTCTTCAACGCGCTGACGAAAGCCGGGGCGTACGCGGCCGACCAGTTGTTCGCGACGCTCGACACGACCTCGCGCCGCCTGTATGTCGGCGAGGGAGGCAACGTCGTGCTCTCGGATACCGTCGGCTTCATCCGCGATCTTCCGCATTCACTGGTCGCGGCCTTTCACTCGACGCTCGAGGAAACCGCCAGTGCCGACCTGCTGCTGCACGTTGTCGACGCGGCCAGCGAGGATCGGGAGGCGCAGGTCGATGCGGTCAATCGCGTGCTCGTCGAGATCGGCGCGGGCGAGGTGCCGCAAATCATGGTGATGAACAAGATCGACCTCACCCAGGCCGAAGCGGCGGTCAATCGGGATGAGTATGGTAAGATCGACCGCGTTTTTTTGAGCGCCAGGACAGGCGAAGGACTGGGCCTGCTCCGCGATGCTCTGGCCGAAGCGGCACGCGCAGGCGCGGCTGCCCCGGAAGATCCTGCGGGATCTTCGCCGAATCTCACCGATATCGATCCTATTCAAACGTGA